One genomic window of Microtus ochrogaster isolate Prairie Vole_2 chromosome 21, MicOch1.0, whole genome shotgun sequence includes the following:
- the LOC101987515 gene encoding guanylate-binding protein 1-like — translation MALKVHMPGPVCLIENAKGQLRPNQKALEILSAITQPVVVVAIVGLYRTGKSYLMNKLAGKKSGFALGSTVQAHTKGIWMWCVPHPHKKDHTLVLLDTEGLGDVEKGDNQNDCWIFALAILLSSTFVYNSMGPINQQAMDQLHYVTELTDRIRSRTSPDQEEEVEDSAEFVSFFPDFVWSLRDMTLKLEVNGVRVTADEYLENSLKLKEGTCKEVEKYNLPRLCIRKFFPKKKCFIFYPPTEWKKLSLLESLQENEIDSDFLQQVAEFCLYIFKHCKAKTLPGGIRVNGPRLESLVLTYVHSISSGDLPCIENAVLALAKIENSAAVQKAIAHYDQQMNQRVQLPTETLQELLDLHRASEREAIEIFLRTSFKDEDHAFQRELGSQLEERWDDFCKRNLETSSNRCQALLQDIFKPLEEGVKQGTYSKPGGYGLFVQETQRLKKEYYGQPKKGIQAEEVLQTYLQSKEAVSNAILQTDQSLTEKEKEIEVERKRAESALAAAKLLEETQKKNEKLMEQKEKSYQEHMRQLTQKIENDRIQLKAEQERTLAIKLQEQKQLLQEGFREESRKLQEEMKNVEKRYKEKMDHMEAESSKTKVKIMEEMQRKYDQLMENKDRNHQEYVRQLIEKMDKDRAQQVAEQEKMMTRMLQERELHLKEEISEERRKHQKEIQDIEAKNREILLKMESAQAQSSENTIKMLKEMNEVNLKIMGRKEEAFEDYLKQLTEKMEADTERLMKEQEEILTNKLQEQEEIFNEKLRNQNKKHAEEIRNIKMKKKNSDCSMM, via the exons ATGGCTCTAAAGGTCCACATGCCTGGGCCTGTGTGTCTCATTGAGAATGCAAAAGGACAGCTGAGACCAAATCAGAAGGCACTGGAGATCCTGTCGGCCATCACAcagcctgtggtggtggtggccatTGTGGGCCTCTACCGCACGGGAAAATCTTACCTGATGAACAAGCTGGCTGGGAAGAAATCGG GCTTTGCTCTGGGCTCCACAGTGCAGGCGCATACAAAAGGAATCTGGATGTGGTGTGTGCCTCATCCCCACAAGAAGGACCACACACTGGTACTGCTTGACACCGAAGGCCTGGGCGATGTTGAGAAA GGTGACAACCAGAATGACTGCTGGATCTTTGCTTTGGCTATACTTCTAAGCAGCACCTTTGTGTACAACAGCATGGGACCCATCAACCAGCAGGCCATGGACCAACTGCA CTATGTGACCGAGCTGACAGATCGGATCAGATCAAGGACCTCACCTGACCaagaggaagaggtggaagaCTCAGCTGAGTTTGTGAGCTTCTTTCCTGACTTTGTGTGGAGCCTGAGAGATATGACCTTGAAATTGGAAGTAAATGGAGTCCGAGTCACAGCAGATGAGTACCTGGAGAATTCGCTGAAGCTCAAGGAAG GTACCTGCAAAGAGGTTGAAAAATACAACTTGCCCCGACTCTGTATTCGAAAGTTCTTtccaaagaagaaatgttttatatTCTATCCACCCACTGAGTGGAAAAAGCTTTCCCTGCTGGAGTCTctgcaagaaaatgaaatagattcTGATTTTTTGCAGCAAGTAGCGGAATTTTGTCTGTACATCTTTAAGCATTGCAAAGCCAAAACTCTTCCGGGAGGCATACGTGTCAATGGCCCAC GACTAGAAAGCCTAGTGCTGACCTATGTTCACTCCATCAGCAGTGGAGATCTGCCCTGCATAGAGAACGCAGTCCTGGCCTTGGCAAAGATAGAGAACTCGGCCGCAGTGCAAAAGGCCATTGCCCACTATGACCAGCAGATGAACCAGAGGGTGCAGCTGCCCACAGAGACCCTCCAGGAGCTGCTGGACCTCCACAGGGCCAGTGAGAGAGAGGCCATAGAAATCTTCCTCAGGACTTCCTTTAAAGATGAAGACCATGCATTTCAAAGGGAACTGGGG TCTCAGCTAGAAGAACGGTGGGATGACTTCTGTAAACGCAATCTGGAAACATCATCAAACCGTTGCCAGGCGTTGCTTCAGGATATCTTCAAACCCCTCGAAGAAGGTGTGAAGCAAGGCACTTACTCTAAGCCAGGAGGTTATGGCCTCTTTGTTCAGGaaacacagagactgaagaaggaGTACTATGGACAACCAAAAAAGGGCATACAG GCTGAAGAAGTTCTACAGACATACTTACAATCCAAGGAGGCTGTTTCTAATGCCATTTTACAGACAGATCAGAGTCtgactgaaaaggaaaaggagattgAAG TGGAGCGTAAGAGAGCTGAATCTGCTCTGGCTGCTGCAAAACTGTTGGAGGAAACACAGAAGAAGAATGAGAAGCTgatggaacagaaagaaaaaagttatcaGGAACATATGAGACAGTTGACTCAGAAGATAGAGAATGACAGAATCCAGCTAAAGGCAGAACAAGAACGGACATTAGCTATTAAACTTCAG GAGCAGAAACAGTTACTCCAAGAGGGGTTCCGAGAAGAGAGCAGAAAGCTTCAAGAAGAGATGAAGAATGTGGAgaagagatacaaagaaaaaa TGGATCACATGGAAGCTGAATCTTCAAAgactaaagtaaaaataatggaagaaatgcaaagaaaatatgaTCAGCTGAtggaaaataaagacaggaaTCATCAGGAATATGTGCGACAGTTGATAGAAAAGATGGACAAAGACAGAGCTCAGCAAGTGGCAGAGCAAGAGAAAATGATGACTCGTATGCTCCAG GAACGAGAGCTGCATCTCAAGGAAGAAATctctgaggagagaagaaaacatcagaagGAGATTCAGGATATAGAGgcaaaaaacagagaaatactcCTAAAAA TGGAATCTGCACAAGCTCAGTCCTCagagaacacaataaaaatgttgaaggaaatgaatgaggTGAATCTGAAGATTATGGGACGGAAAGAAGAAGCTTTCGAAGATTATTTGAAACAGTTGACTGAgaagatggaagcagatacagagaggcTAATGAAAGAGCAAGAGGAGATCTTGACTAATAAGCTGCAG GAACAAgaagaaatttttaatgaaaaactcaggaatcaaaacaaaaagcatgcggaagaaataaggaatattaagatgaaaaagaagaattCTGATTGTTCCATGATGTGA